The following coding sequences lie in one Zingiber officinale cultivar Zhangliang chromosome 2B, Zo_v1.1, whole genome shotgun sequence genomic window:
- the LOC122049338 gene encoding uncharacterized protein LOC122049338: MGFKPLTLHLMPWCFHVAGASPWLPSDAATDTAADPPPSNRSVRLLGADGRIRIQHLPVSAGDLMDAHPLHLLCRSDGLVIGQPVPCLAPEEFLLPGRTYFLLPAHLFRPATPLSFSSLASCLGDFLKRSGGCSPIRPIEFQKTPAGRLQVRVSDEYLDRLAEEEAAQERRGRGVCTTEELAKDYKQLVRCRSWKPKLETIKESERSRGRGRGGAAFGGIGRRKRSAQNQSATNHGKEDRD, encoded by the coding sequence ATGGGTTTCAAACCCCTCACTCTCCATCTCATGCCCTGGTGCTTCCACGTGGCCGGCGCCTCCCCGTGGCTTCCCAGCGACGCAGCTACCGACACCGCCGCCGACCCTCCACCGTCCAACCGATCCGTCCGCCTGCTGGGCGCTGACGGCCGGATCCGCATCCAACACCTGCCCGTCTCGGCCGGCGATCTCATGGACGCGCACCCTCTCCACCTCCTCTGCCGCTCCGACGGCCTCGTCATCGGCCAGCCCGTCCCCTGCCTAGCCCCCGAAGAGTTCCTCCTCCCCGGCCGCACCTACTTCCTCCTCCCCGCTCATCTATTTCGACCCGCCacccccctctccttctcctccctcGCATCCTGCCTCGGCGACTTTCTCAAGCGATCCGGCGGATGCTCGCCGATCCGACCGATCGAGTTCCAGAAGACGCCCGCCGGAAGGCTCCAGGTCCGCGTGTCCGATGAGTACCTGGATCggctggcggaggaggaggccgCGCAGGAGAGGAGAGGGCGGGGGGTGTGCACGACGGAGGAGTTGGCCAAGGACTACAAGCAGTTGGTGAGATGCCGTTCGTGGAAACCGAAGCTGGAGACGATCAAAGAGTCGGAGCGGAGCCGCGGCCGCGGCCGCGGCGGCGCGGCATTTGGGGGTATCGGACGAAGGAAGAGGAGCGCCCAAAACCAGAGCGCCACTAATCACGGAAAAGAAGACAGAGACTGA